One genomic window of Fusarium keratoplasticum isolate Fu6.1 chromosome 3, whole genome shotgun sequence includes the following:
- a CDS encoding MFS domain-containing protein, with the protein MGKAYNIGLACFAAIGSFLFGYDSGVMTDVIASKNFLNFFDTTDTSPIVGAINSTFNGGAVFGALFGGVIMDKYGRRMTIGIGALICTVGGVLQAAAYHLAMMLIGRIIAGFAIGLLSMSVPVYQSECASPKNRGLIVGLAQQMIGVGFIVSTWIGYGSHHMGDHSSFQWRFPLAFQALPSALLCVGMMWLPETPRHLIASDRLEEGMKILHKLHFDGHNDDWVKAEFQEIKMTIDAEKAATAPGWLVMFKVPQWRKRLALGTLVQVFTQFTGINVIGYYQTIMYESLGFTGSKKLLVAGIYNCCGPIANLFFITFIADRIGRKRPLIYGILAITVALICESAINSQNVDGEKIGLSIAGVAFLFCVTIIFSLSFGPVSWTYMAEIMPYQIRGKGCAFATGIGNWLVATFWAQVSPYGLKELGWKFYFLFVAWNLVITLPVLVFFFRETKGLSLEEIDLMFGDRALGNLPNDIEKSAVMGTTSLAHEEEPQKTSA; encoded by the exons ATGGGAAAAGCCTACAACATTGGCCTGGCTTGCTTTGCAGCCATTGG CTCCTTCCTTTTCGGATATGATTCCGGTGTGATGACGGATGTCATTGCATCCAAGAACTTCCTCAACTTCTTCGACACGACAGACACATCGCCCATCGTCGGTGCCATCAACTCGACCTTCAACGGCGGAGCCGTCTTTGGTGCCCTCTTCGGAGGTGTCATTATGGACAAGTACGGCAGAAGGATGACAATCGGAATCGGCGCTCTGATCTGCACTGTCGGCGGTGTTCTCCAAGCGGCGGCCTACCA TCTTGCTATGATGTTGATTGGCCGTATCATTGCAGGATTTGCAATTGGTCTTCTTTCCATGAGTG TCCCCGTCTACCAGTCCGAATGTGCCAGCCCCAAGAACCGTGGTCTCATCGTCGGTCTCGCCCAGCAGATGATTGGCGTTGGTTTCATCGTTTCTACATGGATTGGCTATGGAAGTCACCACATGGGTGATCACTCATCCTTCCAGTGGCGGTTCCCACTGGCTTTCCAGGCCCTCCCCTCCGCCCTCCTGTGTGTCGGCATGATGTGGCTCCCAGAGACTCCCCGACATCTCATTGCCTCTGACCGTTTGGAGGAGGGAATGAAGATTCTCCACAAGCTTCATTTTGATGGCCACAACGACGACTGggtcaaggccgagttccaggagatcaagatgaccattgacgccgagaaggccgCCACCGCCCCCGGATGGCTTGTTATGTTCAAGGTCCCTCAATGGAGGAAGCGTCTGGCTCTTGGTACCCTGGTCCAAGTGTTTACGCAGTTTACTG GAATTAATGTGATTGGCTACTATCAAACGATCATGTATGAAAGCCTGGGCTTTACTGGAAGCAAGAAACTGCTCGTTGCCGGCATCTACAACTGTTGCGGTCCTATCGCCA ACTTGTTCTTCATCACCTTTATTGCTGACAGAATCGGCCGAAAGCGTCCCCTGATCTACGGTATCCTGGCCATCACCGTCGCCCTGATCTGCGAGAGCGCCATCAACAGCCAAAAcgtcgacggcgagaagATAGGCCTTAGCATTGCTGGTGTTgccttcctcttctgtgtcacaatcatcttctccctctctttcGGCCCTGTCAGCTGGACTTACATGGCTGAGATCATGCCCTATCAGATCCGTGGAAAGGGATGTGCCTTTGCCACCGGTATCGGCAACTGGCTTGTTGCCACCTTCTGGGCCCAGGTCAGCCCTTACGGTCTTAAGGAGCTTGGCTGGAAGTTCTACTTCCTCTTCGTTG CCTGGAACCTCGTCATCACCCTCCccgtcctcgtcttcttcttccgcgAAACCAAGGGACTTTCTCTCGAGGAGATCGATCTCATGTTTGGCGACCGTGCCCTGGGTAACCTCCCCAACGATATCGAGAAGAGCGCTGTCATGGGCACCACCAGCCTCGCCCACGAGGAGGAGCCCCAGAAGACGTCTGCTTAA
- a CDS encoding Cellulase domain-containing protein, whose protein sequence is MPESSRPSRSHRPRERDRQRNGQSSRKNGHKKKRSSGSRRPASGSEEARDRSSKSLSAGALADLDRENARQKKRSERASRANRDESRRPVRANHDEHRRRDRDRERDRDPDRPRTHRKGKKRRVVSGAIMEEGRAQTELRGGGGSIDSLEKDFYQRERPKKSKKKLWIALGVSAVVLLIIIIVAVVVSNKNKGKGGGGGDDSGDSDSSSGDKSGLDGMDRKDIPDKWKNTYLDPWTWETTTDFNVTFTDEMVGDLPVMGLYDDWDDSARANDKVPPLNKPWGSYTEKPARGVCIGGWLYLEPFITPSLFNYDTDEGIVDEWTLSEKLGADAGETLEKHYASFITEDTFKDIAAAGLDHVRIGFNYWAVQVYDGDPYVFRTSWRYLLRAIEWCRKYGLRVNLDLHGIPGSQNGWNHSGRWGNIGWLNGKNGDENAKRALEIHDRLSKFFAQDRYKNIISHYGLVNEPRMTFLETSEVIQWTEDAYKLVRKNGVKALVVFGDGFMGLDNWQGLMTGYDDMILDVHQYVIFNENQIDFTHKEKVEYACKGWTEQAERSMDTTTGYGPTMFAEWSQADTDCAKYLTGVGWGNRWEGTYDTGNSNTSILTPRCPTKDKKCSCDQANAAPDKWSDEYKKFLKMFAEAQMHSFEKGWGWFYWTWKTENNYQWSYEAGLKAGVLPEKPWDRDFDCDKDVPDFEKDSLPEYY, encoded by the exons ATGCCAGAGTCGTCGCGCCCTTCGCGGTCGCACCGACCGCGAGAGCGAGATCGACAACGGAATGGGCAATCGTCGAGAAAGAATGGGCACAAGAAAAAGAGGTCGTCAGGATCGCGCCGACCAGCTTCGGGGTCGGAAGAGGCTCGGGATCGAAGTTCAAAGTCGTTATCAGCAGGGGCCCTCGCCGATCTGGACAGAGAGAATGCGCGCCAAAAGAAACGAAGCGAACGAGCAAGTCGAGCCAACAGAGACGAATCCCGAAGACCAGTTCGAGCCAACCACGATGAGCATCGAAGAAGGGATCGGGATCGGGAACGCGACCGAGATCCAGATAGGCCGCGGACTCATCGCAAGGGGAAGAAGCGACGAGTTGTGAGCGGAGCTATCATGGAAGAGGGAAGAGCACAAACTGAGCTGAGAGGTGGTGGGGGAAGCATCGATAGTCTCGAAAAGGACTTTTACCAAAGGGAAAGACCGAAAAAGAGCAAGAAAAAGCTAT GGATTGCTCTAGGTGTTAGTGCTGtcgttctcctcatcatcattatAGTGGCAGTGGTTGTGAGCAACAAGAACAAAGggaaaggaggaggaggtggtgacGATAGTGGTGATTCAGACAGCTCGAGCGGCGACAAATCAGGTCTCGATGGCATGGATCGCAAGGATATACCCGACAAGTGGAAGAACACATACCTCGATCCTTGGACATGGGAAACGACAACCGACTTCAACGTCACCTTTACCGACGAGATGGTTGGAGACTTGCCAGTCATGGGCCTCTACGATGACTGGGACGATTCGGCACGGGCAAACGACAAGGTTCCGCCACTGAACAAACCATGGGGCTCATACACCGAAAAGCCTGCTCGGGGAGTGTGTATCGGAGGGTGGCTCTACCTGGAACCATTTATCACGCCGTCTCTGTTCAATTACGACACTGATGAAGGCATTGTTGATGAATGGACATTGTCTGAAAAGTTGGGTGCTGATGCAGGAGAAACACTGGAGAAACACTACGCATCGTTCATCACGGAGGATACCTTCAAGGacatcgccgccgccggcctcGACCACGTTCGAATCGGTTTCAACTATTGGGCCGTCCAAGTATACGATGGAGATCCCTACGTGTTTCGAACCTCGTGGCGATACCTATTGCGTGCCATCGAGTGGTGCCGCAAATATGGCCTGCGAGTAAACCTGGACTTGCACGGCATTCCTGGCAGTCAGAACGGTTGGAACCACAGTGGTAGATGGGGAAACATTGGTTGGTTGAACGGAAAGAATGGAGACGAGAATGCAAAGCGAGCTCTCGAGATCCATGACCGGCTGTCCAAGTTCTTCGCCCAGGACCGCTATAAGAACATCATCTCGCATTACGGCCTCGTCAACGAACCTCGAATGACCTTTCTCGAGACGAGTGAAGTCATCCAGTGGACAGAGGATGCGTATAAGCTTGTGCGCAAGAATggcgtcaaggccctcgTTGTGTTTGGAGACGGTTTTATGGGACTCGACAACTGGCAGGGCTTGATGACTGGCTACGACGACATGATCTTGGATGTCCACCAGTACGTCATCTTCAACGAGAATCAGATTGACTTTACGCacaaggagaaggtcgagtACGCTTGTAAGGGGTGGACGGAGCAGGCTGAGAGGAGCATGGACACAACAACAGGTTACGGACCAACCATGTTTGCTGAATGGTCACAGGCCGACACAGACTGTGCCAAGTACCTCACAGGCGTGGGCTGGGGCAACAGATGGGAGGGCACGTACGACACGGGCAATTCGAACACCTCGATCTTGACGCCTCGGTGTCCCACTAAAGATAAGAAGTGCTCGTGCGACCAGGCCAATGCTGCCCCCGACAAGTGGAGTGACGAGTACAAGAAGTTCCTCAAGATGTTTGCCGAGGCCCAGATGCACAGTTTCGAGAAGGGTTGGGGCTGGTTCTACTGGACGTGGAAGACGGAGAACAACTACCAGTGGAGTTACGAGGCTGGTCTCAAAGCTGGTGTTTTGCCTGAGAAGCCTTGGGATCGTGATTTTGACTGCGACAAGGACGTTCCTGATTTCGAGAAGGATAGTCTGCCAGAGTATTACTAG
- a CDS encoding F-actin-capping protein subunit alpha, translating into MSEIETVSSFVEGAPPGELADVVADIKALAISSPDIISDLAPAFEKYNEEQFVTVKLPGSSQPVIISSHNSLGDGRYYDVESSSSFAFNHATQKASAVQSHVLEGPQTDLVKSTLKSISAYVSEHFPNAAYGVYPIQSDSQIAVIIVGNKYSPNNFWNGRWRSLYIFDPSSGTLEGSIKVDVHYYEDGNVRLLTNKPVSGSIPSGSGAGVVKEISSTERKYQEELNKGFVSLSEGAFKGLRRQLPVTRQKIEWDRVTSYRLGQDIGGGSSRR; encoded by the exons ATGTCGGAGATTGAGACCGTCTCGTCCTTTGTGGAGGGCGCTCCTCCTGGAGAG CTTGCCGACGTCGTCGCAG acatcaaggccctcgccaTCTCGTCCCCCGACATCATCTCCGACCTCGCGCCCGCCTTCGAAAAGTACAACGAGGAGCAGTTTGTTACGGTGAAGCTGCCCggcagcagccagcca GTCATTATCAGCTCCCACAACTCCCTCGGAGACGGACGATACTACGATGTTgagagctcctccagcttcgccTTCAACCACGCGACGCAG AAAGCTAGCGCCGTGCAAAGCCATGTTCTTGAAGGCCCTCAAACAGATCTTGT GAAATCCACGCTCAAGAGCATCAGCGCCTACGTCAGCGAGCACTTCCCCAATGCTGCATACGGAGTCTACCCCATCCAGTCGGATTCGCAGATTGCAGTCATCATTGTCGGAAACAAATACAGCCCCAACAACTTCTG GAACGGCCGCTGGAGATCGCTCTACATCTTCGACCCCTCGTCTGGGACCCTCGAGGGCTCCATCAAGGTCGACGTGCACTACTACGAGGACGGAAACGTGCGGCTCCTGACCAACAAGCCCGTCTCGGGCTCGATCCCTTCGGGCAGCGGCGCTGgcgtcgtcaaggagatctCGTCGACAGAGCGCAAGTACCAGGAAGAGCTGAACAAGGGCTTCGTGAGCCTCAGCGAGGGCGCCTTCAAGGGCCTTCGCCGACAGCTGCCCGTGACGAGGCAGAAGATTGAGTGGGATCGCGTGACGAGCTACCGGCTGGGCCAGGATATTGGTGGTGGAAGCTCGCGACGATAG
- a CDS encoding Cytochrome b5 heme-binding domain-containing protein, translated as MAQVQEFTMQDVAEHNTKNDMYLVVHEKVYDCTKFLDEHPGGEEVMLDVAGQDGTEAFEDVGHSDEAREALDKLFVGELKRMPGEEGPKRTIVNSNQSTGKDSTSLGLGLYAVVVAGGFFAYLGYQYLQNQAEAQAAQASA; from the exons ATGGCCCAGGTTCAGGAGTTCACCATGCAGGATGTTGCTGagcacaacaccaagaacgaCATGTACCTCGTAGTCCACGAGAAGGTCTACGACTGCAccaagttcctcgacgagCACCC tggtggtgaggaggtCATGCTCGACGTCGCTGGCCAGGACGGCACCGAGGCTTTCGAGGATGTCGGCCACAGTGACGAGGCCCGGGAAGCcctcgacaagctcttcGTCGGTGAGCTGAAGCGCATG CCTGGCGAGGAGGGCCCCAAGCGCACCATCGTCAACTCGAACCAGAGCACCGGCAAGGATTCAaccagcctcggcctcggcctgtACGCTGTGGTCGTCGCCGGTGGCTTCTTCGCCTACCTGGGATACCAGTACCTCCAGAACCAGGCCGAGGCTCAGGCTGCCCAGGCCTCCGCATGA
- a CDS encoding Transcription initiation factor IIE subunit beta, which translates to MSSYLDRQANAFKGTLSAAAAKISNPSSNKASSLAPPSLTPLSPSPSAASDPNTPSSKRKRDAAPEVPYSQPQLTGYGAEVKTQMTFAVEYLKKKGDTKTITEIIDHLSLRGYDEEHKRELAEGLRGHPRVDWKPDASLSEQTWKTGTYAHRPIIPNVKDATSLLGHLQAKTDASGVSVKDLKDGWPDCEDTLAKLEQEHRILVVRTKKDNLPRYVWPNDASLHHSVQPEFQAMWHRVPLPSIDDMHRKLVSVGQKPTSEDPHKAAQGQASKPKQQKRRAGKRIGKATNVHMAHLMQDYSGMRR; encoded by the coding sequence ATGTCGTCGTACCTCGACAGGCAGGCCAACGCCTTCAAGGGGACCCTCTCGGCTGCCGCAGCAAAGATCTCCAACCCGTCCAGCAACAAAGCCTCGTCCCTCGCGCCGCCGTCGCTGACTCCTCTGTcgccttctccctcggccGCTTCCGACCCAAACACTCCCAGCTCCAAGCGAAAACGAGATGCCGCGCCCGAGGTGCCCTACTCGCAGCCTCAGCTCACGGGCTACGGCGCAGAGGTCAAGACGCAGATGACGTTTGCCGTCGAGTacctgaagaagaagggcgacACAAAGACCATCACCGAGATTATTGATCATCTCAGTCTCCGCGGCTACGATGAGGAGCACAAGCGCGAGCTGGCCGAGGGCCTGCGCGGCCACCCCCGTGTCGACTGGAAGCCCGATGCCAGCCTCAGCGAGCAGACCTGGAAAACTGGCACCTATGCGCACCGACCCATCATCCCCAACGTCAAGGACGCAACCTCGCTGCTTGGCCACCTCCAGGCCAAGACGGACGCATCAGGCGTGTCtgtcaaggacctcaaggatGGCTGGCCCGACTGTGAGGATACACTCGCGAAGCTAGAGCAGGAGCACCGGATCCTAGTGGTGCGCACGAAAAAGGACAACCTCCCGCGTTACGTGTGGCCCAACGACGCTTCGCTGCACCATTCAGTCCAGCCCGAGTTCCAGGCCATGTGGCACCGTGTGCCCCTGCCCAGCATCGACGACATGCACCGCAAGCTCGTCAGCGTCGGACAGAAGCCTACGAGCGAGGACCCACACAAGGCGGCGCAGGGACAGGCGTCAAAGcccaagcagcagaagcgCCGCGCGGGCAAGCGCATCGGCAAGGCGACCAACGTGCACATGGCGCATCTCATGCAAGATTACAGTGGCATGAGGAGGTAG